One Mugil cephalus isolate CIBA_MC_2020 chromosome 12, CIBA_Mcephalus_1.1, whole genome shotgun sequence DNA segment encodes these proteins:
- the cmklr2 gene encoding chemerin-like receptor 2 has translation MEDYQEDFANYSYYYDLEYGDVKELRADHSQTETLHIISVVIYIICFIVGLIGNGIVIWVTAFKNKKTVTSVWLLNLAIADFIFVLFLPLYVDYILRDFHWNFGTAMCKINSFASVMNMYASVLFVTVLSVDRYVSLVHLDWSRRYRSLDRAWFTCGVIWLLAAVLSFPTLIFRDTMVLHNKVVCFNNFHAHDSNTAAMRHITIVVIRTTVGFLLPFAAISVTGILLTAKLYQSRGSIQLSYSSKIVTAIILAFFLCWAPFHAFGMMELSMHSSLYLHNVLRTGFPLATSLAFFNSCINPVLYVLLGKKVRRILKQTCLSLTKSSLREINQSISVTEVESVPAVPQDTILEEPAVSSTV, from the coding sequence ATGGAAGACTACCAAGAGGATTTCGCGAACTACTCCTATTATTACGACCTGGAATATGGCGACGTAAAGGAACTTAGAGCAGACCACAGCCAGACGGAAACGTTGCACATTATCTCAGTGGTAATCTACATTATTTGCTTCATAGTTGGTCTGATTGGAAATGGAATAGTTATTTGGGTgacagcatttaaaaacaaaaagaccgTCACCAGCGTGTGGTTGCTCAATCTGGCCATAGCAGACTTCatatttgtgctttttcttcccctctacGTTGACTACATCTTGCGGGACTTCCACTGGAATTTTGGAACGGCCATGTGTAAAATCAACTCGTTTGCATCTGTGATGAACATGTACGCCAGCGTGCTCTTTGTCACGGTTCTCAGTGTTGACCGGTATGTCTCTCTGGTCCACCTCGACTGGTCTCGGAGGTATCGCTCACTAGACAGAGCATGGTTTACATGCGGTGTCATATGGCTGCTAGCTGCCGTCTTGAGCTTTCCCACTCTGATCTTTCGCGACACCATGGTCTTACATAACAAGGTGGTGTGCTTCAACAACTTTCACGCACATGACAGTAACACAGCGGCCATGAGGCATATTACGATAGTGGTCATCCGTACCACTGTGGGTTTCCTTCTGCCATTTGCCGCTATAAGTGTGACAGGCATACTTTTGACAGCCAAATTATATCAGTCTAGGGGTTCCATTCAATTGTCTTACTCCTCCAAAATAGTCACTGCAATAATTCTGGCCTTCTTTCTGTGCTGGGCACCTTTCCATGCCTTTGGCATGATGGAATTATCCATGCACTCCTCACTTTACCTCCACAATGTACTGAGAACTGGCTTTCCTCTCGCCACCAGTTTAGCCTTTTTCAACAGCTGCATTAACCCTGTGCTGTACGTACTCCTGGGCAAAAAGGTGCGTCGCATCCTAAAGCAAACGTGTCTGAGCTTAACTAAGAGTTCACTGAGAGAGATCAACCAGTCGATCTCTGTAACTGAGGTAGAGTCTGTGCCTGCCGTTCCTCAGGACACTATCCTAGAAGAGCCTGCGGTGTCATCAACTGTGTAA
- the LOC125017776 gene encoding NADH-ubiquinone oxidoreductase 75 kDa subunit, mitochondrial-like, with protein MLRLPFGSRSLFPAAIIKGGAAATQNARTASTATAAASNLLEVFVDGKPITVEPGTTVLQACEMAGMQIPRFCYHERLSVAGNCRMCLVEIEKVPKPVAACAMPVMKGWNILTDSDKTRKAREGVMEFLLANHPLDCPICDQGGECDLQDQSMQFGSDRSRFTEGKRAVEDKNIGPLIKTIMTRCIQCTRCVRFASEIAGVEDLGTTGRGNDLQIGTYVEKMFMSELSGNVIDICPVGALTSKPYAFTARPWETRKTESIDVLDAVGSNIVVSTRGGEVMRILPRLNEEINEEWISDKTRFAYDGLKRQRLTQPLVKNDSGQLVPTSWEDVLTRAAGALQGVKGDEVAAVVGGLVDAEALIALKDLLNRLNSDNLCTEEMFPMAGAGSDLRSNYLLNTGIAGIEEADLLLLVGTNPRYEAPLFNARIRKGWLHNELHVALVGKEMDLSYTYDHLGESANILQEIASGTHPFSQVLAKAKHPVIVVGSSCLQRDDGAVIMATLSTIAHNARVSSGVQDTWKVLNVLHRVASQVAALDLGYKPGVEAIRKNPPKVLLLVGADAGCITRQDLLKDSLIIYQGHHGDVGAPMADIILPGAAYTEKCSTYVNTEGRAQQTKVAVNPPGIAREDWRIIRAISELAGVTLPYDTLDEVRNRLAEVSPNLVRYDDVEDANYFKQANELSKAVNQTLLTEPLVPPQLTVRDFYMTDPISRASQTMAKCVKAVTEGAQAVDEPAIC; from the exons ATGTTGCGTTTGCCTTTTGGGAGCCGCAGTCTCTTTCCAGCAGCTATTATCAAAGGAGGCGCGGCTGCAACTCAAAATG CACGCACTGCATCTACAGCAACAGCAGCCGCCAGTAACCTCCTGGAGGTGTTTGTGGATGGGAAGCCTATCACGGTAGAGCCAGGAACTACTGTGTTGCAG GCATGTGAGATGGCAGGCATGCAGATTCCTCGCTTCTGCTACCACGAGCGCTTGTCAGTTGCTGGAAACTGTCGTATGTGTCTTGTGGAAATAGAGAAAGTTCCCAAG CCTGTGGCAGCTTGTGCGATGCCCGTCATGAAAGGCTGGAACATTTTAACCGATTCTGACAAAACCAGGAAGGCCAG agaGGGTGTGATGGAGTTCCTACTGGCTAATCACCCATTAGATTGTCCAATTTGTGATCAAGGGGGTGAATGCGATCTACAG GACCAGTCTATGCAGTTTGGCAGCGATAGGAGCCGCTTCACAGAGGGCAAAAGAGCTGTGGAAGACAAGAATATCGGGCCCCTCATCAAAACCATCATGACTCGCTGCATCCAGTGCACTCGCTGTGTGCG TTTTGCCAGTGAAATTGCGGGTGTGGAAGACCTGGGCACGACTGGCAGAGGCAACGACCTGCAGATCGGGACTTACGTGGAGAAGATGTTCATGTCAGAGTTATCTGGGAATGTCATTGATATATGCCCAGTGGGAGCCCTGACTTCCAAACCATATGCTTTCACTGCTCGTCCTTGGGAGACTAG GAAGACTGAGTCCATTGATGTCTTGGATGCTGTGGGTAGCAACATTGTGGTGAGCACTCGCGGTGGTGAGGTGATGAGAATTCTGCCGCGTCTTAATGAAGAGATTAATGAGGAGTGGATATCAGACAAGACCAG GTTTGCTTATGATGGACTTAAGAGACAGAGGCTTACTCAGCCACTGGTGAAAAATGACTCTGGGCAGTTAGTTCCCACTTCCTGGGAAGACGTGCTGACTCGAGCTGCTGGAGCA TTGCAGGGAGTCAAAGGCGATGAAGTTGCTGCCGTTGTTGGAGGTTTGGTGGATGCAGAGGCTCTGATCGCCTTGAAAGACCTGCTGAACCGTTTAAACAGTGACAACCTGTGCACTGAGGAAATGTTCCCCATGGCTGGAGCTGG ATCTGACCTGCGTTCAAACTATCTTCTTAACACTGGCATTGCTGGTATTGAAGAAGCTGACCTGCTGCTTCTGGTTGGCACTAACCCACGATATGAGGCTCCTCTGTTCAATGCACGGATCAGAAAAGG CTGGCTCCACAATGAGTTGCATGTGGCCCTGGTGGGAAAGGAAATGGATTTAAGTTACACCTATGACCATCTTGGAGAGTCTGCCAACATCCTTCAAGAAATAGCTTCTGGAACCCATCCATTTTCCCAG GTTTTGGCTAAAGCAAAGCATCCTGTTATTGTAGTTGGCAGCAGTTGCCTGCAGAGAGATGATGGAGCCGTGATAATGGCCACTTTGTCAACTATTGCTCACAACGCTCGTGTCAGCAGTGGAGTGCAGGATACGTGGAAGGTTCTCAATGTGCTACACAG AGTTGCCAGTCAAGTGGCCGCACTTGATCTTGGATACAAGCCAGGAGTGGAGGCGATCAGGAAGAACCCACCCAAAGTTCTCCTCCTAGTGGGGGCTGATGCTGGCTGCATTACTCGCCAAGACCTCCTGAAGGACAGTCTGATCATTTATCAAG GTCATCATGGCGATGTGGGTGCACCAATGGCTGATATCATACTTCCTGGAGCTGCATACACTGAGAAATGTAGCACCTATGTGAACACTGAGGGCCGTGCCCAGCAGACCAAGGTGGCTGTGAATCCTCCAGGCATAGCCAGGGAGGACTGGAGGATCATCAGAGCCATTTCTGAG CTTGCTGGAGTGACTCTGCCATACGACACTCTTGATGAAGTGCGTAATAGACTGGCAGAGGTTTCCCCAAATCTGGTGCGATATGATGACGTTGAGGACGCCAACTACTTTAAGCAGGCTAATGAACTCTCTAAG GCAGTGAACCAGACTCTTCTAACTGAACCCTTAGTCCCGCCCCAGCTCACTGTGAGGGACTTTTATATGACAG ATCCAATAAGCAGAGCTTCGCAGACCATGGCTAAATGTGTGAAAGCTGTCACTGAGGGAGCACAGGCTGTGGACGAGCCTGCCATATGCTAA
- the LOC125017773 gene encoding INO80 complex subunit D, producing MYEGKHIHFSEVDNKPLCSYSPKLCKQRRLNGYAFCIRHVLEDKTAPFKQCEYVAKYNSQRCTNPIPKSEDRRYCNSHLQVLGFIPKKERKKKHDALEEMRSRAHLESVALNITVPSLALKAPNGIDELPPSPPCTRLLPLPDGELLDPFAFYEDDTDGEEVGTPRKGNAIKKKLQSRLVLNQKLCHDTDLFQPPPEHFTPSPVSRVHPSSPLNTHLPRQHPGLLQPPQHSSTTSFIFPGQQQGLLCNPPPPQTVNFLPPGMPANAAPSPVQQSGPSLSRKMPFTATNLPVSCKDGGSNNQRHVVVMRPTAFSPSASCLARLQHLVQLCAKRQREHGDLFPHLGLDWSEDSADDDDDEEEEEAERLAPFQSSWRPQNGLEDDSGSSRRTRLLRLCSYLQEKYKHMCRQERASIRQKRYRYAFRKALLHAASNNPDCAGQLIQELSGASHSSSGVAPARPQSTDMGTCTGSTKGQACSNRALPFTRHCFQHILLNRSQQLFASCTAKFADGQQCSIPVFDITHQTPLCEEHAKKMDNFLRGDGNRRVQHQQQQQRKPRKKTKPPALTKKHKKKRRRGPRRPQKPIPPALPQGNLGMPSTSLAMPSPSIRSPSTPDLSTDELPDDITNDMADIPNDLELNQEDFSDVLPRLPDDLQDFDLFEGKNGDLLPTTEEAEELVRALQAMGSYPDSLVCLTSIADLAPNEGVDHRALTVFPGPVQPGGMGDLLNSRIPTENFTSLELEDNLLQSTGDHFPPSPPSQPANQPPPPNLTPSSSAVAPATTSLLTQTSIADRTFSRTHPSHVLAKSDAPTSSPQGSHYSSEHVPSPYSDHISSPHASSFQTDTPMLLEVPLSGVPGTPRTTWNNLPLPLTDPTQFGNLIGSESHLISTSLSTPPATTHSVTLQPMAALSAMPQSGLTGLTTPPAPSSSLPSSSRDLLTSAQPKQQLPQFSAAFGHQLASHSGIPKDVQPSHSSTAPPAGFSIVSATAASANSATPPFTQSK from the exons ATGTATGAAGGCAAACACATACACTTCTCAGAGGTGGACAATAAGCCGTTGTGCTCGTACAGCCCAAAGCTGTGCAAGCAGCGCAGACTAAATGGCTATGCGTTCTGTATCCGGCACGTTCTGGAGGATAAGACGGCCCCCTTCAAGCAGTGTGAGTATGTGGCCAAGTACAACAGCCAGCGATGTACCAACCCCATCCCCAAGTCTGAGGACCGCAG aTACTGTAACAGCCATCTGCAGGTTCTGGGATTTATCCCCAAGAAGGAACGGAAAAAGAAGCATGACGCTTTGGAGGAAATGCGCTCACGGGCTCACCTGGAGTCAGTGGCTCTCAATATAACTGTGCCCAGTCTAGCTCTGAAAGCTCCCAATGGTATAGACGAACTTCCACCATCTCCCCCATGTACACGCCTGTTACCCCTCCCCGACGGAGAACTCCTGGACCCTTTTGCCTTTTATGAGGATGACACCgatggggaggaggtgggtaCTCCTCGGAAGGGCAACGCCATCAAGAAAAAACTACAGAGTCGGCTGGTGCTCAACCAGAAACTCTGTCATGACACAGACCTCTTCCAGCCACCTCCTGAGCACTTTACTCCCTCACCTGTCTCGCGAGTCCACCCCTCTTCTCCGCTCAACACTCATCTACCGCGGCAGCATCCAGGTCTTCTCCAGCCCCCTCAACACTCCAGCACGACTTCCTTCATCTTCCCAGGACAGCAGCAGGGTTTATTATGcaatccaccaccacctcagaCGGTCAACTTTCTGCCTCCAGGGATGCCCGCTAACGCAGCACCCAGTCCAGTGCAACAGTCTGGGCCATCGCTCAGCAGGAAAATGCCTTTCACTGCTACTAACTTGCCGGTCAGTTGCAAGGACGGTGGCAGTAACAATCAACGGCATGTGGTTGTCATGCGCCCCACTGCCTTCTCACCTTCTGCCAGCTGCCTGGCCAGATTGCAACATCTGGTGCAGCTGTGTGCAAAGAGACAACGGGAGCATGGAGACCTCTTTCCTCATCTAG GACTTGACTGGTCAGAGGACAGTgctgatgatgacgatgatgaagaagaggaggaggcagagagattGGCTCCTTTTCAGAGCTCTTGGCGGCCACAGAATGG GTTGGAAGACGACAGCGGTTCCTCTCGGAGGACACGGCTGCTTAGGCTTTGTTCATACCTCCAGGAAAAATACAAGCACATGTGCAGGCAGGAGAGGGCGAGTATCCGCCAGAAGAGATACCGCTATGCCTTCCGCAAAGCCTTGCTGCACGCCGCCAGCAACAACCCCGACTGTGCGGGGCAGTTGATCCAGGAGTTGAGTGGTGCCTCTCACAGCTCCTCAGG TGTGGCTCCAGCAAGGCCGCAGAGCACAGATATGGGGACCTGCACTGGCAGCACAAAGGGTCAGGCCTGCAGCAACAGAGCTCTGCCCTTCACTCGACACTGCTTTCAGC ACATTCTGTTGAATCGTTCCCAGCAGCTCTTTGCTAGTTGCACGGCCAAATTTGCAGATGGTCAGCAGTGCTCCATCCCCGTGTTTGACATCACGCACCAGACACCACTCTGTGAAGAGCATGCCAAAAAGATG GATAACTTCCTGCGTGGAGATGGAAACCGACGAgtgcagcaccagcagcagcaacagcgaAAGCCACGAAAAAAGACCAAACCGCCGGCActcaccaaaaaacacaagaagaagaggaggagagggccaCGGAGGCCTCAGAAACCAATTCCTCCAGCGTTGCCGCAGGGGAACCTGGGGATGCCTTCTACGAGCCTAGCGATGCCCTCGCCCAGCATCAG GAGCCCTTCAACTCCAGACCTGAGTACAGACGAGCTTCCTGACGATATCACCAATGACATGGCAGACATTCCAAATGACCTTGAGCTAAACCAGGAGGATTTCTCCGACGTGCTACCCAGACTACCCGACGACCtgcaggactttgacttgtttgaAG GCAAAAACGGGGATCTGCTGCCCACcacagaggaggctgaggagttgGTCCGCGCACTGCAAGCTATGGGGTCTTACCCAGACTCTCTGGTGTGCCTGACCTCCATCGCGGACCTGGCCCCTAATGAAGGCGTGGACCACAGAGCCTTGACTGTGTTTCCCGGTCCCGTGCAGCCGGGAGGCATGGGAGACCTGCTCAACAGCCGCATCCCCACGGAGAACTTCACCAGCCTCGAGCTGGAGGACAACCTACTGCAGTCCACCGGGGATCACTTCCCTCCCTCGCCGCCCTCTCAACCCGCTAACCAGCCCCCACCGCCCAACCTGACCCCGTCCTCTTCTGCAGTAGCCCCCGCCACCACCTCCCTGCTCACTCAAACCTCCATAGCGGATAGAACGTTTTCTCGGACACACCCGTCCCACGTCCTGGCCAAGTCCGACGCTCCCACGTCGTCTCCCCAAGGCAGCCACTACAGCAGTGAGCACGTGCCATCCCCGTACAGCGACCACATATCTTCTCCCCACGCCAGCTCCTTCCAGACGGACACCCCTATGCTGCTGGAAGTCCCTCTCAGCGGGGTACCAGGAACCCCGCGCACCACGTGGAACAACCTCCCCCTGCCCCTCACCGACCCCACGCAGTTCGGCAATCTCATAGGATCAGAAAGTCATCTCATATCCACGTCCCTGTCCACCCCTCCCGCCACCACCCACTCTGTGACGCTGCAGCCTATGGCTGCTCTCTCAGCAATGCCTCAGAGCGGCCTGACCGGTTTAACGACTCCTCCTGCGCCTTCGTCCTCCCTGCCATCTTCCTCCCGCGATCTGTTGACCTCCGCACAGCCCAAGCAACAGCTCCCTCAGTTCAGCGCGGCCTTCGGCCATCAATTGGCCTCCCACAGTGGCATCCCGAAAGACGTGCAGCCCAGCCACAGCTccacagcgccccctgctggcttCTCTATAGTTAGTGCCACCGCAGCAAGTGCCAACAGCGCCACACCACCTTTCACGCAAAGCAAATGA